CGGTGACGTCCGAGCTCAACGCCGCGTGGGAGATGCGCCGCCCACGGCGGCCGCTCGTGCTGGTGCTCGCGGGATCAGCCGTTCGCACCCTGGAGGCGCTCAACGAGGGTGGGTCACCCCTGTACGGACGATTCGCCTGGCAATGCCGGCTGCGGCCGTTCAACTACTGGTACGCCGGAGAGATGGTCGGGTATGCCGATCCCAGGGAGCGCGTTTACGCCTACGGCATCTTCGGCGGAACGCCTCGATACCTGAGCGCCATCAACCCGAAGCGGTCCGTCGCGCGTAACGCCATCTCGCTGATGCTGAGCCCCTCCGGCGAGGTCCGGGAGCTCGTCCAGACCGCTTTACTCCAGGAGCAGGGCCTCCGCGAGATCCAGAAGTACGCGGCGATTCTGCGCGCGGTGGGAAGCGGCCGCACGGAGCTCAACGCGATCGCCCAGAACGCGGGACTCGCCGCGGACACGGGACTTCGTGACAAACTGCAGCGCCTGATCGACCTCGACTACGTCCGCGCGGGCCGGAACCTGGGAGCCAAGCCCAGAGAACCGTTTCGCTACCGGATCGCCGACCCGGCGCTTCGCTTCTACTACGACTTCGTCGCCCCGCTGGAAAGCGCGCTCGCGACGCAGGATCCCCGCCTGGTCTGGGACCGCCACATCCAGCCCAACCTCGACGGCTACATCGGGCTGATCTTCGAGAGCGTCGTGGAGGAGGCATACTACCGACTTCAGGGACAGCTCGACCTGCCGCTCGTACGCGAATGGGGGCGTTGGGAGGGCCTGGATCGCGACCGCCGGTCGCTGGAAATAGACATCGCGAGCATCCTGATGGACAAGCGCGTCCTGACGGGCTCCGTCAAGTGGCACAAGGATCCGGTGGACGTGGAGGTACACACGGAGCACCTCGCCATGCTCGAACGCCTCTCCCAGGCCGGAGTGAGCTGGGCGCACCGGGCCAGGAGCCCCGACTCGCCCCTCCTTTACGTCGCCTCGAACGGGTTCACGGACCGGTTCATCCAGGCAGCGAAGGCGACCCGGGAGGAAGTCTATCTCTGGTCACTCGAAGACATCTTTCAGCCGCTCTCCGATCCTGACGCTACATCCTGAGAAGA
The sequence above is drawn from the Longimicrobium sp. genome and encodes:
- a CDS encoding ATP-binding protein; the encoded protein is MHDPELLVDRESELARLSELIATGEPKLVLMYGRRRVGKTYLLGRAWKENEAQTFYFTAAETTPAQNRAALVAALAEWSGEPIDPEDYPTWRSVFRLLLDFRAPQPLVVVLDEFQYLGENPGDLQAVTSELNAAWEMRRPRRPLVLVLAGSAVRTLEALNEGGSPLYGRFAWQCRLRPFNYWYAGEMVGYADPRERVYAYGIFGGTPRYLSAINPKRSVARNAISLMLSPSGEVRELVQTALLQEQGLREIQKYAAILRAVGSGRTELNAIAQNAGLAADTGLRDKLQRLIDLDYVRAGRNLGAKPREPFRYRIADPALRFYYDFVAPLESALATQDPRLVWDRHIQPNLDGYIGLIFESVVEEAYYRLQGQLDLPLVREWGRWEGLDRDRRSLEIDIASILMDKRVLTGSVKWHKDPVDVEVHTEHLAMLERLSQAGVSWAHRARSPDSPLLYVASNGFTDRFIQAAKATREEVYLWSLEDIFQPLSDPDATS